The DNA segment CACATTGATAATGAGCAGGTTTTTAACGACTGGCGGTATATGAATGTTATTCATTGTATCTATTTATCAAATTTCTTATCCAATTCTGTCAGGCCAATGGTTTGGATCACTGGCTTTCCACTAATGCTAAAGTTAGGAGTTTGACAGGCAAAAAGTTGCTCAATGAGCGTATTCATTTCCTGTTGCCCCAATGCTGTTCCGCTCTTAATCGCACTATTTCTGGCCATACTTTTTGCCAGGGCATCTCTTCTATCCAGTTTCAATTCCTGCTGTGAATTTTTAAATCCTTCGATCAGGTGTTCAAACAGCTGCGTTTCATTCACGTTGTTACTACCAAGATCTACCGGGATCCCTTCGATGATTAACGTATTTTTACCGAACTCTCTTACTTCAAAGCCCAAACTTTTAATGTCTTCCAATAAACTTTTTGCCAACTCGTAGTCATTCGGACTTAAAGTTACCGTTTGCGGGAAGAGGCTTTGCTGAGAAGCACCTTTCCGGTCCTCCAGGTTTTTGCTGAAACGTTCATAAAGAATGCGTTCATGCGCAGCTTGCTGATCGATTAACATCAACCCCGACTTAATCTGAGAAATGATGTAACGGTTGTGCAGCTGCATCAGTTGTTTTTGTACAGGCACCAATGAATCATCAGGCAAAGGGGCTGTCCCCGGCAAATCTATAGCCGTTTGTTCCGCCTCTGTATGGTTAGCGATCTCATATAATGAGCCCCAGTTTTTTGTACTCGGTGTAATCGCAGCACTTGAATTTCTGGAAAACACCGTCGGTTCCTTTGCCGGACTGGGCTCAGCAAAAGGATTAAAATTCGGATTAAAGCTAATGCTTGGCGGCACAATCTCTTCCGGTGCTTTATGCGTTATCATTCCACTGAAACCGGTTTCCTGATCAAAATCAATCGTCGGGCTGATGTTAAACCTACCGATAGACCGTTTTACCGCCGAATGAAGGATCGCATAAATGGACTTTTCATCCAGGTATTTGATCTCTGTTTTTGTCGGATGTACGTTTACATCGATCTTTGCCGGATCGATGTCAATGAACAACACATACAAAGGAAAATGATCATCCGGCAACAGGTCTTCATACGCCTTATTGACCGCATGGTTTAGATAAGTATCCCTGATGTAGCGATTGTTGACAAAGAAAAACTGTTCCCCTCTGGTTTTCTTGGCAAACTCAGGTTTCCCAATAAATCCTTTCAGGTTGATGATACTCGTTTCTTCCTCTACAGGAATCAGTCGCTGGTTATAATTATTTCCAAATAAATGGACTATTCGTTGTTTTAAAACAGAAGAAGGCAGACGGAAAATCTCTACGCCGTCATGGTGCAGACTGAAGGCAATCGTAGGATTGGCCAACGATACCCGTTGAAATTCTTCCAGTACATGGCGCATTTCTGCAGGATTACTTTTCAGAAAATTTCTTCTTGCCGGCGTATTATAGAAAAGATTTTTGATGCTGATGCTTGTTCCTTCAGCAGTTGCCACCGGTTCCTGTTTCAGAAAAACAGAGCCTTCGATTTCCACCATCGTTCCCAGTTCATCTTCATGCCTGCGGGTTTTCATTTCAATCTGGGAAATCGCAGCGATAGAAGCCATTGCTTCCCCTCTGAAGCCCATCGTACGGATGGCAAACAAATCTTCGGCTTTGCGTACTTTAGAAGTGGCATGGCGTTCAAAACACATACGCGCATCTGTAACACTCATTCCACAGCCATTGTCGATCACCTGGATCAACCCTTTGCCGCCATCTTTTAGAATTAACTGTATCTTGTTTGCACCTGCATCTATCGCATTCTCCAAAAGCTCTTTCACGGCTGATGCCGGTCGTTGCACCACCTCTCCGGCTGCGATCTGGTTGGCAACACTATCCGGTAAAAGTTGTATTATATCTGACATTTATTTCTCGCTGGTAAAGGTGGCTAATTTAAGGAAAATAAGCCTCAATCCTTGTTTTTCATTTGTATATAATTTGTCTTTTTCATTGTTATCAAGCCTTCATCGCTAGTTTTACCCTTCAAAATAGCAAAATTCTTTAGAATCTTCACACAACGATGTACTTCTCGTTTTCATTGTTCCTTTTTCTATCTTTAACACTTGAAACTAACATGATCTCACAGATTGCCCAACAAAAATCTTTCTCAAGATTGGCTCCTATCTGCTAAACCGAGCTTACCAGCTCTTGAGCGCCTTTGAACAGGGCCCTTGAGTTCCTGAGATCATTTAAAAATCAATAGAAAGCCAGAAAAAACCTATAAAAAGTAAAACAAATACCAATGAAAGCCCTCTTCGCGACCCTAACCATCACAAGCTTGCTTTTCAGTAGCTGCAACGCTCAAAAAGCCGATTTAGTTGTCTACAACGGTAAAGTTTATACCGTAAATGAGAAATTTGACACTGCAGAAGCTTTTGCGGTGAAAGATGGCAGGATCATCGGGGTCGGAAGCAGTGCCGAAATCAGAAAACAATTCAGGGCGACGGAAGAAGTCGACGTTGCCGGAAAAAGCGTCTACCCTGGCTTCATTGATGCGCATGCCCATTTTTTTGGTTACGGAGAGAGCTTGCAAACCGCCGACTTGAGGGGCACCAGCAGCTGGGAGGAAGTCACACAGCGCCTGAGTGAGTTTGCAAAGACCCATCCTGAGGGCTGGCTGATTGGCAGAGGCTGGGACCAAAACGACTGGGTGGACAAACAATTTCCAGACAAAGCACAGCTTGACCTCCTCTTTCCTGACCGCCCGGTATTGCTCAGCAGAATCGACGGTCATGCAGCAATAGCCAATCAAAAAGCACTGACCACTGCCGGAATTACCCGGAGTTACACACTTACCGGTGGAGAAATCGTGGAAAACAACGGAAAACTGACCGGACTACTGATCGATAATGCCGTAGACCTGGTCAATCGTAAAATTCCCGGATCAACAGCCTCACAGGCGGAAAAAATATTACTCGATGCACAAGCCAAATGTTTTGCTGCCGGCCTGACCACCATTGACGATTGTGGTGTAGACGCCAGCTTAGTTAGCCTCGTTGAAAAACTCCATGCATCAAAAAGCTTAAAAATGCGTTTATACTTGATGCTATC comes from the Pedobacter sp. FW305-3-2-15-E-R2A2 genome and includes:
- the mutL gene encoding DNA mismatch repair endonuclease MutL, translated to MSDIIQLLPDSVANQIAAGEVVQRPASAVKELLENAIDAGANKIQLILKDGGKGLIQVIDNGCGMSVTDARMCFERHATSKVRKAEDLFAIRTMGFRGEAMASIAAISQIEMKTRRHEDELGTMVEIEGSVFLKQEPVATAEGTSISIKNLFYNTPARRNFLKSNPAEMRHVLEEFQRVSLANPTIAFSLHHDGVEIFRLPSSVLKQRIVHLFGNNYNQRLIPVEEETSIINLKGFIGKPEFAKKTRGEQFFFVNNRYIRDTYLNHAVNKAYEDLLPDDHFPLYVLFIDIDPAKIDVNVHPTKTEIKYLDEKSIYAILHSAVKRSIGRFNISPTIDFDQETGFSGMITHKAPEEIVPPSISFNPNFNPFAEPSPAKEPTVFSRNSSAAITPSTKNWGSLYEIANHTEAEQTAIDLPGTAPLPDDSLVPVQKQLMQLHNRYIISQIKSGLMLIDQQAAHERILYERFSKNLEDRKGASQQSLFPQTVTLSPNDYELAKSLLEDIKSLGFEVREFGKNTLIIEGIPVDLGSNNVNETQLFEHLIEGFKNSQQELKLDRRDALAKSMARNSAIKSGTALGQQEMNTLIEQLFACQTPNFSISGKPVIQTIGLTELDKKFDK